Part of the Ignavibacterium album JCM 16511 genome, TTTAACTTTTCAATTGACGATTGTGTAGATGGGTGCTGAAACATATTTGTATTCATCGCAGGTGCAATGAGATAAGGTTTATCAAAATTATAAGCAAGAAATAAAGATGTAATAAGATTGTCAGCTAATCCATTAGCCATTTTGTTAATTGTATTTGCGCTGGCCGGTGCAAGAATAATCAGATCTGCCCACTTCATAAGTGTTATATGATTCATCATTTCGCCATCCTGAAACTGATCAGTTAAAACTTGTTTGGATGTGAGTCCTTCGAGTGTAGCCTTTCCTATAAATTGCAGGGTAGATTGTGTTGCGATGGTTTGTACTTCAAAACCATTCTGAACAAGTTTTGAAATCAAATATGCACTTTTATAAGCAGCAATTGATCCGGATATTTGAAAAAGAATCTTATATTTTGACATTATCAATTAACCTCACTTTACCAAGATAAACTGCAGCAAATATTCTATTGCCGATTTTTTCAACATATTCAACTTTAAATCCTTTCCTTTTCAGGTTGTTTTTGATTTGCCTGATCGGAATACCTGATGAAAGAATCTTGGGAAATTCTGCGGCTAAAAGTCTTTCTTCTTTCGTAAGCCTGAGATTCCTTGAGCTCATTGCTAAACCATCTTTTTCTCTGACGGTTGGAACAGACACAATCTTTATGTTCATAAAAAAACTATTAACCATTCCTTTTATTAGTTGTAACTGTTGAAAATCTTTCTCTCCGAAATAAGCTCTCTGTGGTCTGACTAAATTAAAAAGCTTCATAACAACTGTTAAAACACCTTCAAAATGCCCGGGTCGGTATTTGCCACAAAGTATTTTGCTAAATTTTGATTCTATTACTTTATAAGTGTAATCATCCGGGTAAAGCTCTTTATAGGTCGGATGAAACAAATAATCGACTTTAAGCCGTGTTAAAATTTCAATATCGTTTTCTAAAGTAATGGGATAATTTCTTAGATCGTTTTTGTTATTAAACTGTGTGGGGTTAACAAATATTGAAACCACTGTTAAATCATTTTCTTTCAATGACCTTTCAATTAGCGCAATATGTCCATCATGCAACGCTCCCATAGTAGGAACGAATCCAACTGATTTATTAATAAAAGATCTACTCTCTCTGATTTGTTTCCACTCAGATATTTTTTCTACTATTATCACTAAAAACCTTTTGCCTGATAATTAATAACTCTCTTTTGCTGAAGGAAAATTCTTTTGCTTAACATCTTTATCATACTTATTCAAAGCATTTTTAACTAAGTCATAACCTTCCATATACTTTCTGAGAAACCTTGGATTGAAGTTTTTTGTAAATCCGAGCAAATCCTGAAGAACAAGTATTTGACCTGATGTATATTTACCAGCACCAATTCCAATAGTGGGAACAGATAAGTTATTAGTAATTAATTTTGCCACCTTTGCTGGAATCATTTCAAGAACAATCGAAAAACAACCGGCATCTTCTAACTCTTTTGCATCATTTAAAATCTTCTCAGATGAATTTTTATTGACACCTTGAAGAGTAAATCCACCCAAAGAGTTAACACTTTGTGGTGTCAGTCCAAGGTGTCCCATTACGGGCACTCCGGATTCTACAATATATTTTATAAGTTTAATGGTTGAGCCAGCGCCTTCAATTTTAATGGCATTTGCACCGCACTTCATAAAATCATCAACTACATTCATTGCAAACTTTTTGCCTTTCCGATGGGCAAGAAACGGAAAATCGGCAACAAGTAGTTTATCTCCTATTCCTTTTCTGACTGCAGAAATATGATAAAGCATCATATTCACATCAGCATTAATTGTTGTTTCATATCCATGCATAACCATTGCGGCGCTATCTCCCACAAGAACTGCATCTATGTTTGTTTCCTGAACGATCTGTGCCGACCAATAATCATAACAGGTAACCATAGAAATAGGAATATTTAATTGCTTTTTCTTTTGAAACTCAAGTATACTTTTCAAAAATTTTCTCCTTCAGTTTAGAATCATAAAATTCAACAAACGATAAATAAATATTTTTCATCGGATCATCTTCTAATGCTTCAAGATGTCTGGAAATAGTTTTAATGTCTTTTCTTTGAAGAGGACCTGTTAAGGGATTATCGGAAGTAGCAATGTTTTCAGCAATTTTCTGAAGATATAAGTATGATGATTCCTTCGGAATACTAAGTTTGTTTAAGTAATCAAAAAAACTTTGCCAGAGTATAGTGGTGAAATTTCCGCTCATCACACAGAAAGCGTGATATAATGCTTTTTGTTCTGCAGGAATTTGAAAAGAAGTATTAGAAAGCTCGGGGAATAATTCCCGAAAACTCTTTCTTCCTGCCTCAGTGATGAATGTTATTTTACTATAAGTTTCCGGATCATACAGATTTTCACCAAATGTTATTAATGGATGAGCCGACTCTGCATCTGGTAAAGAAAGCAGTCCTGAGAAATGAATAAAGATTTTATTCTTTAACACACCGGATTTTTTCTCGAATATAAACTTTCCTATTTCATCATCTTTAATGAGAACAAGTACTTTTTCTGATTGACGAGCAAGCCTATCAAAACTCTCAGATGAGCTTCTAGTCCAGACCAAAAAAGGAATTTTTAAAGACTGGAAGTAAAATTGGATATGACGGGAAGCTTTGCCATTTCCAACAATGAGGTATGTTGTTTTCTTGTTATTAGGTACCTGTCCCAAAGTGATCAAGTCCGATAAAAATATTTATGATTTTTCTTTCGAGTCGCTTTCTGATAACAGATAAGCGCTATATCTTTATATAAAAAATATAAGTTGATCAGATATTAAACAAGATAATAATTTCAGATTATGTTGTGTGCTTATCGTACTGAAAGAGACTTAAGTTTAATCTATGACCAGGACAAGATAGTCTTTTAGTTTTTTTGTATTCTTAAAAATCAGTTTTAAGGTCTTAATTATTCTGAAATTTAATATGTTTTAATAATATGAAAATTTTATTAACCGGCGCTACAGGATATATCGGAAAAAGATTACTGCCTGTTTTGATTGAACAGGGTCATGCAGTTGTTTGTTGTGTACGTGATAAAAACAGATTCCCTTCAGATGGAATTTATTCTCATCCGAATGTTTCCGTCTTTGAAGTTGATTTCTTAAAAGAAATTTCAATTTCTGATTTAGTTAAAGATATAGATGCAGCTTACTATCTTATTCATTCAATGAGTTCAAATGTAAAAGACTTTGGCTCGCTTGAAGAAACATCCGCAAACAATTTTATAAAACTTGTTAAGCAAACTTCCGTTAAGCAAATTATTTATCTCGGCGGAATTACAAACGAAGAAAAACTTTCAAAACATCTTGCTTCAAGAAAAAGAGTTGAAGAGATGTTAAGTAAAAGCGGAATACCACTCACATCAATTAAAGCCGGAATAATTGTCGGCTCTGGAAGTGCATCATTTGAAATTATCCGAGACCTTGTTGAAAAGCTTCCTGTGATGATTACTCCCAAATGGCTGAACACAAGGCATCAACCGATTGCAATAAGAAACATTTTAGAATATCTGACAGGAGTTTTACTTAAACCCGAGACTTTTAATAAATCTTTCGATGTTGGCGGACCGGATGTTTTATCATACAAAGAAATGCTTTTACAATTTGCCGAAGTAAGAGGATTAAAGAGATTTATTTTTACTGTGCCTGTAATGACTCCAAGACTTTCATCTTACTGGCTTTACTTTGTTACATCAACATCATATCTGCTCGCAATAAATCTCGTTAACAGCATGAAAGTTGAAGTTGTTGCAAAGGATAATGAGCTTGAAAAAATGCTTGGCATAAAACCAATATCATACAAAGAAGCTGTGCAGCTTGCATTTCAGAAGATTGAACAGAACAATGTTATATCAAGCTGGAAAGATTCACTAATATCAAGCTATTCTAATAACTCATTGCTTAAGCACATTAACATTCCAATCAACGGATGCTTTATTGATAAAAAAGAAAAAGAAATTACCACAAGTATTGAGCAGGTGCTTGATAACATTTGGTCTATTGGCGGCGAACGAGGTTGGTATTACGGCGATTGGCTTTGGTACTTGCGCGGATTTTTAGATAAACTTGTTGGCGGTGTTGGATTACGAAGAGGAAGAACAAATAAAACAGAAATTCACACGGGCGACACACTTGACTTCTGGCGTGTACTTGCTGCTGATAAACAAAACAAAAGATTATTGCTTTATGCTGAAATGAAACTGCCCGGTGAAGCGTGGCTTGAGTTTAAAGTTATTAAGAAGAATGGAAAAAACTTCTTGCAACAAACCGCAACCTTCCGTCCAAAAGGATTGCTTGGCAGATTATATTGGTATTCAGTTCTGCCATTTCACTTTTTTGTGTTTGATGGAATGGCTGAAAAGGTTGTTGGATACGAAAATTGGAAATATTAAAACGGGCTTTGACCCTTTATTGTCAGGATTGATGTTAGAATTAATATGTTTTTCAGTTCTGAAAAAAATATTCTAACGGTAAAAATAATTTGGAATATTTGTTTACAATTTCATAATTTTATTAAAAATAAATTTACCTGTTAAATAATTTATCAAAATACTTTCCTGAAGATTTAACGGAATTACTATTTAAACCAGAATTATAAATAATCAAATATCCTTTTTCTCATAAAATCCGAAGAATTTTATAGAACTCTTTTACTTTGATTTTTTTACAAACCGTCTAACTAATAACAAATCATAGTCTGAAAGGAGTACAACAGATGGCAATACTTCTCACAACAATAGTTAAGGGGCAAACATCGGAAGGTTATGATCAGGTTTCCACCTTTCTCCACGAAGCTGTTCGGAAGTCACCAGGTTTCATCCTGCATTGTTCATATTCATCAGAAGATGGTTGGGTTGTTTTAGAAGTATGGAATTCCAAAGCGGAAAGTGATAAGTTTTTTTCAGAAAATGTTGCCCCGAATCTTCCGAGAGGTATCGTACCTAAGCGTTCATATCAAGAATTGCATAGTGTTGTTACTCCGAATATATAAGCAACACATTTGCAGACAATTTTCCCGGTTTGATTGATTTTAATTCTTTTGGTAACAAACATTCACTGAATCATTAGTCGGTTTAGTCTGGTATTGAGCTCTGCCATTTAACTTTTATGTTTTTTATGGAACGGCGGAAAAGGTAGTAAGATATTAAAGCTAAATACTATCAAAAGGACTTTTGATTTTCTTCACTGATATGGGATTAATATGTGTATAAATTTGTGTGGTGGATAAATGTTTATGACCAAGCAATTCCTGAATAAATCTTATATCGGTTCCATTATCAAGCAAGTGCGACGCAAAGCTATGGCGTAAAGTATGCACTGAAACTTTTCTCCTGATATTTGCTTTTTCTACTGCATTATTAAAAACCTGTTGAATACTTCTTGCAGAATATTTTCCGCCCTCCTGTCCTTCAAATAAAAAAACTTTCGGTTTGTATTGCTTAAAATATTCGCGAAGTAATTCCAACAACTTTTTCGAAAGCATTACCATTCTATCGTTTTTACCTTTTGCATTAACAATTTTTATTGTCATTGAAGATGAATCAATATCATTAATCTTCAGATTAATAACTTCAGAAATTCTTAAACCGCAGGAATAAATTGTTGAAATAATTGCCCGATGTTTTAAGTTGTTAATTGAGTTAATAATAGTTTTAACTTCATCAGTAGTCAAAACATTTGGCAGGTTGTTTGGTTTTTTCATTTTGATAAAAAAATCAAAATCTGTATTTTTTCTTAGTACATCAAGAAATAAAAAGCGAACCGAAGCGAGAGCTTGCTTCATCGCTGAGTAAGAAAATTTTTTGGTTTGCTTCAGGTAATCAAAATAATTGACCAATACTGTTGAATTTACTGAAGAAACTTTTGATGAACTAACATAATCGAGAAAGAGATTGAGATGATGAAGATAAGCTTTTTCAGTTTTGGATGAGTAATTTTTTAAATGAAGCAATTTGGAATATTTATCAATTAGTTCGGCTCGTTTCATAAAAAACTCTTGGATATTTAAAAAATCTTATTCGTAATAACTTATTTTTTTAAGTTATCACGCAACAAAAATAGCATTTTAAAAAGGATATACGCAATATTGCTTAAAGAATTTTGTTGGCGGCAAGTTTAGGACGACAGTGCATAAACGAACTGACCTGCAAAAAATGAACAATAGCAAATGACAAGACAAGAAGCAGAAACAATTTTACAACGGACTTTCAAACTCCCGAAGTTCTATGACGAACAATGGCTGACTATTGACAAAATCCTAAAAGGCGAAAAGGTTCTACTTATCGAAAAGACAGGTTTTGGCAAGTCACTTTGTTTTCAATTTCCAGCGACAGTTTTCAACGGCACAACAGTTATATTTTCTCCTTTAATCGCATTAATGCGTGACCAAGTCAAAAAGTTGACAGCTCTTGGCATTTCAGCAAAGTGTATTAATAGTGAACAGACATCTGAAGAAAACACACAAATAATAAATGAAGCTAAACAGGGCAAAATAAAAATCCTATACATAGCACCCGAAAGACAAGAAAACAGCGAATGGATTGAAGCTACTCGACAAATGAACCTATCAATGGTTGTAGTTGATGAAGCACATTGCATTTCAGTTTGGGGACACGATTTCCGACCAACATTTAAAAGAATAATTAACCTTGTAAAATTGCTTCCTAAAGGACTACCTGTTTTAGCAACTACTGCAACAGCCACAAAAAGAGTTGAGCTTGATGTTGCCCAACAAATTGGCAACAACATATCAACAATTCGCGGGAACTTAATGCGTGACAATTTCAAATTATTTGTTGTCAAAGTTTCCTCTGAAGATGAAAAATTAATTTGGCTTGGCAAGAACTTAAATAATCTCCCAGGTTCAGGAATTCTTTACACAGGAACAAGAGTTGATACCGAAATTTACTCCAAATGGTTCGAGAATCTAAAAATATCATCTACCGCCTACAATGCAGGTTTAGATGCAGATTCTAGAATTGCAATAGAAAACGGATTAATGAGCAATAAATGGAAATGTATTATTTCAACTAACGCATTGGGAATGGGGATAGACAAGCCCGACATTCGATTTATTATTCACACTCAAATTCCACAATCCCCGATTCACTATTATCAAGAAATTGGCAGAGCAGGTAGAGATGGACAACCTTCATACATCATTCTGTTTTACAATCCCGAAGACCGAAAATTGCCTGAAGCATTTATTGAAGGTGGAAGACCAGCGATAAAAAAATATGAACGGGTTATCAATGCCGTAAAATCCGAATTACTTGGTGAGAGAGATTTAATGAAGCGAACGAACTTGAAACAAAATCAAATTAGAGTAATTAAAGCCGACTTGATTGAGCAAGGAATAATCCGTGAAGTAATGATTGGGAAAAGTAAAAAATTTGAATTTGTCCCAAACTCTCAACCTCTAAACACAGAAGCATTTGAAGAATTGAGAAATGCTAAGTTGGCAGACCTTGAAAATATGATTGCTTATGTTGAAACTGATAAATCAAGGATGAAATTCTTATGCGACTATTTAGGCGATAATTCTAATCACACCTTCAACAATTGCGATAATACAGGAGAAAAGAAAATTACTGTATCTGTAACGTCTGAATGGACAAAAAAACTTCAAAATTTCAGAGAAGATTATTTCCCTGAACTAGAAGTTGAATCAAAAGGTTTAAATATCGTAAACGGAGTAGCTGCATCCTATTATGGCGTTTCAAATGTTGGTGCAGCATTGCACCGTTCAAAATATGAAAAAGGTGGTGACTTTCCTGATTTTTTATTAAAGTTGGTTTTAAAAGCATATCGCAAGAAGTTTGGTCAAGAAAAATTTGACTTGATTCTTTATGTTCCACCCACTTCATCGGGTGATTTGGTAAGAAACTTTGCGGTTAAAATTTCACAAGTATTAAAGTTCCCAATCTCCCATAATCTTGTGAAAGTAAGACAGACCAAAGAACAAAAAGTATTTGAGAATGGCTATCTAAAGACAGACAACGTAAGAGGTGCTTTCACGTTTTCAACTCCGAATGACATAAAAGGAAAGAGTGTTTTGCTAATTGACGACATCTTTGATAGTGGTGCAACAGTGAAAGAAATAGGTAGAGTATTAACTAACTTTGGAGCAGTAAAAATTGCACCTATTGTAATCGCAAGAACAGTGGGTGGAGACATCGTATAAAATGGAAAAAGAAGATGCAACATATTGGATAGCATTGGCACATTTGCCAAGATGGGGTTATTTGAAGATTAATAACCTCATTATAAAGTTTTTTCACGAAAACAAGATTTCTATTGAAGAGTTTTTTCAGTTAAATGAAAATACTTGGAGAGACCAATATCAGTTAGATGAAAAACAGGTTTCAGATTTAAGACAAGCCAAATCTGAGTTAGCAAGCAATGCTTTTTTAGCTGAATCATATTTCAGTCAAGGTTTTGAAATTATTCCAATCACTTCACCTGAGTATTCAAAGACATTAAAAGCTAATTTAAAAGCTGCCCACGCCCCTGCTGTTTTATATGTAAAAGGCAACAAGAAAATCCTAGAAGAAAAGTCTATCGCAATTGTTGGTTCAAGGGATGCGTCAGAAGCTGCTTTAAAGTTTACAGACAACATAGCAAAACTTGCGAGTAAGGAATTTAAAGTTGTAGTAAGTGGCTTTGCTAAAGGAGTTGACAAACAAGCATTGGATTCAGCAATAAACTATAAGGGACAAAGTGTTATAGTATTGCCTCAAGGTATTATGACATTCAGTTCAGGTTTTAAAAACTACTACAAGCAAATAATCGATGGAGATGTATTGGTTTTAAGCACATTCTTTCCAAAAGCTCCTTGGAAAGCAGAATTAGCAATGGCACGGAACCCAATTATTTACGGACTCGCTGATGAAATTTATGTTGCTGAATCAGCAGAAAAAGGTGGGACTTGGTCAGGTGTTGTTGATGGTTTAAGGAAAGGCAGAAAAATCTTTGTGAGAAAACCTGAACCAAACGAAAAAAACGCTAATAATCTTTTGATTCAGAAAGGTGCAATCCCTGTTGACTTTAATGGGGTTGAGTTGCCAAAAACCTATGACACAACAAATACTGAACAAATATCTATTGTTCAAGAACCGGCAGACAATGAATCACTCAAAGCCAAAGTTCGTGCTGCTTTTAACGGCAGACCATTAAGTGCAAAAGAACTTCTTGCAAAACTAAATCTCGGTTGGACGACACAGAAGTTGAACAGTTATTTAAAGAAATTAGATTTTATCGAAGTAGTAAAAGAAAAGAAAACAAATTTATACAAACTAAAAGGGACAACAGACACAACACAAACAACACTTTTTGTTTAGACAAAAAAGAAAACCAGCCGCCAACAACGGTTTGGCGTAATGGCGGGTGCAGTGCTTCGTATGACAGTTTTGTGGTAGGTTCAAGTGCAGTTCTTCGTTTGAACATTTGTGCTAAAAATCCGCCACTACGCCAAGCCGCAAAACGTTAGTGGTCATTGTAAAAGACGACTACTACAAAAAGAAAATTTGACTTTTGACAATGGAGAACAACAATAACAAAGCAATTAAAACAAACGGACAAGGAGCAACACCCTTTACCCAAACTTATTTTCACTGGACAAAGGCGGACTTAAAAATTAGCGACCTAATTCAAGTGGGGTTCAATTATAACTTTTCACCCAATTTGGCAAAAATTATCACCCAATTTGGCAAAAAATTTTTTGGCTTTTTTAGATAATAATTTGACTTTATATCCCTATTGAGTCGGTTAAAATGTGCCATTTTGTCATATCGCTTGTTCGCTCTCTATAAGATAATCAATTGTCATTAGATCAATCACAGACAGACCTATTTTATCCAGGTCGGAAAGGGCCAGCTTGGGACTGTCAAAGTTGATCTCTACATCCAAAAGTTTGGAAATTTCTTGTTGGAATTCTTCTAAATTATTTTCCTTTACTTGGATTTGTCCATCTTCTCTTTTTTCCCCATATTTTTCCAATAATTTAATTCTCAGCGACTCAAAAGTCTCTAATTCTTTCTGGACCTTTGGAATAAATTTAGCTAGCATATATGCCTGCTTAATAGGTAGTTTATCGCTGTTTGAAATCTTATTCAATACACTAATAGAATTTACTATTTGTAACAATTTTATACCCATTTAATTATCCTTTCTTGATGAAATTTTTGTCATTTCAAACTTACTCAATTTATTTTTTAATTTAGCGCTGTCCATTGTGGAACTCCATTATTGTTTATATCATAACATTGGTAAGTTTTATTGTCGCCTGTTTTAATGTACATATCGCCAAGCTCAACATCTTGCGTTGGAGCGCTTGCTAACCTTCCGTGAAACCTTACAACCGGCTTGCTTCTTACCTTCAAAATAGGAATATTTAATTCGGCGTATTGGTCAAACAGTTTTATGTAATTATCAGGTGAATTGTACATGTACAAACCCTTTTCATTAAGCCAGGTTTTGTAGTTTAAGTAAACCTCCATTGCAAAATCGCTTATATCCATATCATATGGATAATATGTTCCGGTTTGCCCACCACCAGAAAAACAATATTCAATATAAGCAGCATAAAAGTTTGGAATGTTGCTTGGCAAGGCAAATTCAACTCCACTTGATAAATCAATTGTATAAGTTCCGGTTAAATCATCTGCAATAGTTTGTTCGTATATGATTTGTCGGTAAATCGTTCCAAATGAAGAATTGTAATATCTTATTGCCAATTGAAATAAACCGCCTGAGTATGCAATCCCTTCCTGTCCAAGTGTAAAATATATTTTACTTTTGAACCGTATTTTTTTACCAATTAAATAAATGTCTGAGTTATACATATTTCTTGTAAGACGATAATCCCAGCTATCACATTCATTTGTAATTTGGCAACTAAAGTAATTTGTTGATTTAACTAAATCAACTGAGTATGAATTATTTAACCTCCACCAATAACCAATAATAACCCAAGCACTGTCACTTGGATTTAGATTGGAATAACCGCCAAGCACAATTGTATTTATATTTGAATATGAATTGCTCATTGTTCCATAAGTGAAGCTGCCTATTTTTATTTTGTCGGTGTCAACTACAAGCCCTTTCATACTTGCAGACGCTTCAAGGCTTACAATACTGTTTGATAGTTTAGTTGTGTCAAAACTCCAACCACTAATCTTATTTGTTGAGCCAAGCTGAAATACTATATTTGCGCTGGTGTCGGTACCCTCAAGCCCAAACCAATTGCCCGAAGTTTGATAGCCAAGTTTAACATACCTTTGGTAATTTGAACCATAAGCAATTACAACTGAAGCTGTGGAGGTTGCGCTTATAGTAAGTCCATAAGCAGGACTTGATGTAGGTGTTCCACTTGTTAGCTTGTAGATGTGGTCGGGAATAAAATTCCAACTTGCAATTTTATTTGTTGAACCAAGTTGAAATACCAGGTTATTACTTGCATCTCTTCCTTCAAGTCCCCAAGAGCCTGAATTTGTATAAAACATTTTAACTTTATTTGAGTTAACTCCAACCGAATTAGTGCTTGCATTCAATTCAATATTAGTGGATTTATAAAATTTACTTGCGTCAAAATTCCAGCCAGCAATTTGTGTAGTGTTATTGCTTAATTCAAATAAGTTTGAACTTCCTTGTCGAAATGAAATTCCATAGTAACCTGTATAATTACCTGCACCATCTTTAATATTTCCAAAAGAAATAAAAAACGGTGTACCAATAACACCAATATCATAGTTCAAATATGCACCAATAGCCAAGGCGCCACTATCAGCAACTAATTCAAAATTTGTTTCATAACCATAACCATCTTGTACTGTTGGACTTACTAATTTTGAGGAATCTATTGTCCAACCAGCAACCCATCCACCTTGTTCAGCGTATATTTTGCCTCTTAAATAGGCATTTGACTTTGCGTATAAACCATATCCTGATAATGCACCAAAAAAAGTGTCTGTTATTCCGGTAAGCTTACCAATTCTTGTTTTTATTTTATTAGCACTACTCCAGGCGCTCCAGCTGTTTACTCCGTCAGCTATATCAATATATGGAGCATTGGAATCATCACTTGTTAAATATACACTTCCCTGCCTTGAAGTGTTGGAAGTGTTTCCTACTCTTACACATAAGTCATTTTTATCAATTGTACCATTTCGATAAATTACACTTGCAGTAACAGTTGTACCAGTTACATTTGTTACTTGACACACTATTTGCTTCACTATTGTGGTTGAGTCCAATCGCACTCTTTGCACAAGAATAATATCATTAACTAAAAACGGACAGACATTGTGACCTTCCGGGTCTTCAAAAGTGATGGAATAATTTTCAGGGTCTCCTGGTGTCAAAGTAGCGGATAAAACCTTTGCGCTGCTTGACACAAATAGCGAACCATTTGTAGCCCTTATTTGGTTGATGATAAGCTCATAAACTCGCATTGTACCTCTAACCGTTAGGTCGTCAAGTTCAAGGTGCGTCCTTCCAGCAGTAGTAATTCCTTTATCAATGCGCCAACCTGCTCCAGTCCAGCCGGAAGCAAAAGGATTTGTACCGATTGATTTATTACCAAATTGTTCGATGTTTGCATAAAATTGATTTGTACCCGATGTGCTTTTTTGTTCGAGAATATTATCAAGTGTAAGCTTATCGGTAAAACGTCCCGTGCCGTTTATATCTATTTTATAGCTTGGTGTTGAAGTACCAACCCCTATTTGTGTGCCGTCAGTATAAATGATTGAATTTGATAATATCGTTGCAGTTTTATAGGGCAAATAACCATTTGTTAATCCTGTCAATATAAGGTTAACAAACTGCGGAGAGCTTGAAATTGAAATATCCTGTATAGTGTTTAATTGATTTGAGGTTAATTTTAAGTTGGTTGTATTATATCCTAATCCAAGCGTTCTATCGACTGTTAAATTGCCACCTCCAGTTAGAGGATAGCTTGTATTTATAGCTCTATCAGCTCTTACTGCATTGCTTGTTTTAGTTCCAGCATTACTAATAATTAACTGTGAAAATGTAGGAGTAGAGGTTATAGCAATATCTTGTATGGTATTTAATTGATTTGTAGTTAGTTTCAAATTAGTTGTATTATAGCTTAATCCGATTGTTCTGTCGGCAGTTAAGTTTCCGCCGCCGGTCAA contains:
- a CDS encoding DNA-processing protein DprA, which gives rise to MEKEDATYWIALAHLPRWGYLKINNLIIKFFHENKISIEEFFQLNENTWRDQYQLDEKQVSDLRQAKSELASNAFLAESYFSQGFEIIPITSPEYSKTLKANLKAAHAPAVLYVKGNKKILEEKSIAIVGSRDASEAALKFTDNIAKLASKEFKVVVSGFAKGVDKQALDSAINYKGQSVIVLPQGIMTFSSGFKNYYKQIIDGDVLVLSTFFPKAPWKAELAMARNPIIYGLADEIYVAESAEKGGTWSGVVDGLRKGRKIFVRKPEPNEKNANNLLIQKGAIPVDFNGVELPKTYDTTNTEQISIVQEPADNESLKAKVRAAFNGRPLSAKELLAKLNLGWTTQKLNSYLKKLDFIEVVKEKKTNLYKLKGTTDTTQTTLFV